A genome region from Dethiobacter alkaliphilus AHT 1 includes the following:
- a CDS encoding cytochrome c3 family protein translates to MGRKFKFKFPDGRDPRSKNRALAGALSFLFLVMVLTYSHDINNPDSCALCHVMVPHVRTWEASAHNNLSCLTCHQEPGLEGVARFQASLAQMGYKYLTETYYLPITTREKMTADGCYNCHALNREVTPSGDLIVPHYRHEDVNIDCMECHQGVVHTNISTRDFTLSTNVEQWTAAFASTQMAYEYRNLDMKECMDCHEALQADNSCEACHQVIVYPDSHNAPNFMTDHGRQAYQDLESCDFCHSWTRRNAEEVEHSDPVAAYARENSLCYECHLQRPEGHDERYRLNHAKDARINGTQGCMVCHNVQLGGNNQGEFSNITPVNCSNCHQGRHRDGWRIKHPTPVENGLEQDCLRCHSPRVCGDCHYIKK, encoded by the coding sequence ATGGGTCGAAAGTTTAAATTCAAATTTCCCGACGGACGCGACCCGCGGTCCAAGAACAGAGCCTTAGCCGGTGCCTTATCATTTCTCTTTCTGGTTATGGTACTGACTTACAGCCACGACATTAATAATCCGGATTCCTGCGCCCTTTGTCATGTTATGGTGCCTCATGTCCGTACCTGGGAAGCATCTGCACACAACAATCTCTCCTGCCTGACCTGTCATCAGGAGCCAGGGCTGGAAGGAGTAGCACGTTTTCAGGCCTCTCTGGCCCAAATGGGCTATAAGTACCTCACCGAAACGTACTACCTGCCCATCACAACCCGGGAAAAGATGACCGCCGACGGTTGTTACAACTGTCACGCCCTAAACCGCGAAGTAACACCCTCCGGCGACCTGATAGTACCGCACTACCGCCACGAGGACGTCAACATCGACTGTATGGAGTGCCACCAGGGTGTGGTCCACACCAACATCTCCACCCGCGACTTCACCCTCTCCACCAATGTGGAGCAATGGACCGCAGCTTTTGCCAGTACCCAGATGGCCTACGAGTACAGAAACCTGGATATGAAGGAATGTATGGACTGCCACGAAGCTCTACAGGCAGACAACAGCTGCGAAGCCTGCCACCAGGTAATCGTCTATCCCGATTCCCACAACGCACCAAACTTTATGACAGATCACGGCCGCCAGGCCTACCAAGACCTGGAATCCTGCGACTTCTGCCACTCCTGGACCCGTCGCAACGCCGAAGAAGTGGAGCACTCTGACCCGGTGGCCGCCTACGCCCGGGAGAACAGCCTCTGCTATGAGTGTCACTTACAGCGCCCTGAGGGTCATGACGAGAGGTATCGCCTAAATCACGCCAAAGATGCCAGAATTAACGGAACGCAGGGGTGTATGGTCTGCCACAATGTACAATTAGGTGGCAATAACCAAGGCGAATTTTCCAATATAACACCAGTAAATTGCAGCAACTGTCACCAGGGCAGGCACAGAGATGGATGGCGCATCAAGCACCCTACTCCCGTGGAAAATGGCCTGGAGCAGGATTGTTTACGATGCCACAGTCCCCGAGTTTGCGGAGACTGTCATTATATCAAAAAATAA
- a CDS encoding tetratricopeptide repeat protein, translating to MSNNQMVSTAADFYRDEMLKQRPNPKVSATKAWITIVITFMFANVILYGIGQLFFWDRYSADPYYIQQFEALRQRVAQDPDNVENHVNLGWAYFQKDDLNQALAHFDKAASLDDNYFPAFFHRGLTYMQMERYDLAVRSFTTAVSLAPRDHVSQLNLGIAYARQNQFERAHEALSAAYLLNPRSTELLIELGFVYEQLGDLDKAIESYQGVIAFDPNNTEARTALENLGQ from the coding sequence ATGAGCAACAATCAAATGGTTTCAACAGCGGCGGATTTTTACAGAGATGAAATGCTAAAGCAGCGGCCCAACCCAAAAGTTTCAGCGACCAAGGCATGGATCACCATAGTCATTACTTTTATGTTTGCCAATGTAATCCTGTATGGGATCGGTCAGCTGTTTTTCTGGGATAGATACAGTGCGGATCCCTATTACATTCAGCAGTTTGAAGCACTGCGCCAGCGGGTAGCCCAGGATCCTGACAACGTGGAGAATCATGTAAATCTAGGCTGGGCTTATTTCCAAAAAGATGATTTAAACCAGGCTCTGGCCCATTTTGATAAAGCAGCTTCTTTAGATGATAATTACTTTCCTGCCTTTTTTCACCGGGGCCTGACTTATATGCAAATGGAAAGGTATGATTTGGCAGTCAGATCATTTACAACAGCAGTTTCCCTGGCACCTCGGGATCACGTTAGTCAACTGAATTTGGGGATTGCCTATGCCAGACAAAATCAGTTTGAAAGAGCACACGAGGCTCTTAGCGCTGCATATTTGCTTAACCCCCGCAGCACAGAACTGCTTATTGAGTTAGGATTTGTATACGAACAGTTAGGGGACTTGGATAAGGCTATAGAGAGTTATCAGGGTGTAATAGCTTTTGATCCAAATAATACTGAGGCCCGTACAGCACTGGAGAATCTGGGTCAATAA